In Bacteroidia bacterium, a single window of DNA contains:
- a CDS encoding choice-of-anchor L domain-containing protein codes for MLQKIKRSIASTRRIFIWRVLVFCLFLPFRNQAQLVISPGSTPAQLISAFAGQGLTVTNFNINCNAQAYGTFTNSGGSLSMQNGIILTSGYATNAIGPNTSTGISGAFGTVYNDAQLLSIDNRANRDVCIMEFDLTPQCNSLQIRFVFGSDEYPEYVSSNYNDAFGFFITGPGPNCSGPAYNNTNVATLPNNTTTVTIDNVNQWNNSAYYVNNSGGSSIQYDGITTTLTRTVTLCPCATYHFKIAIADSYDWAYDSGVFIDFIQCSNPLQATTSVTAPVCGCTGTATVNASGGLPPYSYLWSNGQTTQTISNLCPGSTYNVTINDQLSCTVPVVKTVTIPNSGASLTVGTSQTNVTCNGGNNGTATANPSGQPGPYTYSWSPGGQTTQTATNLSAGTYTVTATASNGCSNTASVTITEPTAITATQTFTNVSCFGGCNGTAGVTASGGSGSYTYSWSPSGGSSATASGLCPGNYTCTISTGVGCSITKNFTISQPTALSATNSQTNVSCNGGNNGSGTVVASGGTPGYTYSWSPSGGTAATAANLATGTYTCTITDANNCTTTQTLTITQPTALSATQTQTNVSCNGVCDGIASVTPSGGTGAFTYSWSPSGGTNAGATGLCQGNYVCTISDANGCQITKNFTITQPGLLTLSASATAVSCNGGSNGGMSVIASGGTPGYTYSWQGNVSTSSLASGLIAGSYTVQVQDQNGCSATASATVTQPTLLTVAIPSNTSVSCFGGNDGTATALASGGTPNYTYSWTGGGGNLATGIGFTQGSFTVTATDANGCTATNTVNITQPTQLTSSITSSTMVSCFGGNDGTATVTASGGTAPYTYSWDNGGNQASATGFQAGLHSVTVTDAEGCTSTASINITEPSVLSVSVPANTPVSCNGGNDGSATALASGGTSPYSYSWTSGSNTAIANNLSATSYTVTATDSKGCTATASITIQQPTQVVATIVSTTDVACSGGSDGSATVSASGGTPGYLYSWTNGDQTATASNLSIGSFTATVTDANGCSTTAVATIIQPSAFSVSISASTPVSCFGGSDGTATAIANGGINPYSYSWNNGATTATATGLPANTFTITATDANGCSSTASTTITEPTQLIASIVSTTDVSCFGGNDGTASATANGGTAPYTYQWPNGISAANTANLSVGNYTVSVTDANGCLSSASASIFEPSLLSVTIPTTTAVSCFGGNDGTATAQASGGTPAYTYSWTNGDNTATASSLNATSFSVTVTDSKGCTATANTTITEPTQVVASVVSTVDVSCFGYADGSATVSANGGTLPYAYSWSNGDVQSQATALIAGSYTATITDGNGCSTVATALINQPPLFVVSIPTTTPVSCFGGNDGSAQSSVVGGVAGVSYLWSDGTTNSNAASLTAGNYTLTATDGNGCTATISTTISEPSVLTATITTSTNVSCFGGNDGSATVAGNGGIAPYTYSWSNGGNSSQATSLSQGSYTATVTDANGCTATATVNITEPTVLSVSVLSTTPVSCFGGNDGTALAQANGGTLPYSYSWSNGDAIDQASNLNATTFTVTATDGLGCVATATTTITEPTLLVATIQSTTDVSCFGLADGTALVNASGALPPYSYSWSNGDLLAQASNLSAGTYIATVVDANGCQTTASALINQPALFVVSVPGSTNVSCNGGNDGTASASVTGGVAGVSYFWSNGNTTSTASNLAAGTFTITATDGNGCTATETITITEPTVLQHSIASTTNVSCFGGSDGTATGAASGGTPPYTNTWSNGQTNIITATNLSAGVVTSTLVDNNGCTITISTTITEPTQLSVAITATTDVSCNGGNNGSATALASGGTPNYSYVWTNGDPLDIASNLSAGTYTVTATDANGCTSTNSATISEPTLVQASIPSFTNASCFGYSDGLAELSGSGGTPPYSFNWSNGAVGFQAINLAAGIYTGTITDNLGCIATAQVTIGEPALFQVVVSNTTAVSCFGGSDGTASATTQGGTSPVSLVWSNLDQGNTATQLPAGPISVNATDNMGCIATAQDLIVEPTQLDAIVSAISDVSCNGGSDGSITIQINGGTPVYSVSWPSGNTGLMETNLSIGSYMASITDANGCQTTVSGSISEPTPVIGALDATSDVTCFGLSDGSAQVSASGGTPSYQFIWFDALDAASRSDLPMGHYDVQVVDANGCQSMIGLDIVEPALLEIPSVIVTDASCYGQSNGAVNILVQGGSLPYSFQWSNNSQTEDIINVAAGTYSVVVTDGYGCTTGTTQTVNQPTAVDLSLDSTNISCFGFADGTVTASVTGGTGPFSYLWNTGASTSSLSGVPAGIYWVVVTDAQGCFLRDTVTLVQPEELLGNLSYQDVSCYGYSDGSVELSLQGGTEQYSILWSTGSTETAIFNIPAGIYSVSVLDRNGCELDLVTGISQPSQVVAEIQSENDILPMEEFQIDGIASGGTPGYTYQWEPAYLNECDTCHQITGQVRNETDIVLQVMDTSGCIAYDTVHIRILENVIWVPNAISPNGDGKNDVFKAYAPPGIKSFTMRIFNRWGEQIFKADDIDDGWDGSYKGTMKSDLYVYHIEVKYPNGNSTSKSGTVTVL; via the coding sequence ATGCTGCAAAAAATAAAACGATCGATAGCGTCGACCCGAAGGATATTTATCTGGAGGGTGCTTGTTTTTTGCCTGTTTCTACCCTTCCGGAATCAAGCTCAATTGGTCATAAGTCCGGGCTCTACTCCGGCTCAGTTAATTTCTGCCTTCGCGGGTCAGGGATTAACAGTTACCAATTTCAATATTAATTGCAATGCACAGGCCTACGGAACTTTTACCAACTCCGGTGGTAGTTTGTCCATGCAAAATGGAATTATTCTTACTTCAGGTTATGCCACTAATGCTATTGGTCCCAATACTTCAACCGGTATTTCTGGAGCTTTTGGTACGGTTTATAATGATGCGCAATTGCTTTCTATTGACAACAGGGCAAATAGGGATGTTTGTATTATGGAGTTTGATCTTACTCCCCAATGTAATTCTTTGCAAATTCGATTTGTATTCGGGTCAGATGAATATCCTGAGTATGTAAGTTCCAATTACAATGATGCCTTTGGTTTTTTTATAACCGGACCAGGACCTAATTGCTCCGGACCTGCCTACAATAATACCAATGTTGCTACGCTGCCAAATAATACTACCACTGTTACCATTGATAATGTGAATCAATGGAACAACAGTGCTTATTACGTAAATAATTCCGGAGGTTCATCCATACAATACGATGGTATAACCACCACCCTTACCAGAACGGTAACCCTTTGTCCCTGCGCCACCTACCATTTTAAAATTGCCATTGCCGATTCTTATGATTGGGCCTACGATTCAGGCGTGTTTATTGATTTTATTCAATGTTCGAATCCATTACAGGCAACAACTTCAGTAACTGCACCTGTTTGTGGTTGCACGGGAACAGCTACTGTAAACGCCAGTGGCGGATTGCCTCCCTATTCCTACCTGTGGAGCAATGGACAAACTACTCAAACCATTTCCAATCTTTGTCCTGGAAGTACTTACAACGTTACAATTAATGACCAATTGTCATGTACAGTGCCGGTAGTAAAAACTGTGACCATTCCTAATTCCGGAGCAAGTTTAACGGTGGGTACAAGCCAAACCAATGTAACTTGCAATGGGGGGAATAATGGAACTGCTACTGCCAATCCTTCCGGTCAGCCTGGTCCTTACACTTATAGTTGGAGTCCGGGTGGACAAACCACCCAAACCGCTACAAATTTGAGTGCCGGAACCTATACTGTTACAGCCACAGCCTCTAATGGTTGTTCCAATACTGCCAGTGTAACAATAACGGAGCCCACTGCAATTACCGCCACTCAAACCTTTACCAATGTTAGTTGTTTTGGGGGATGTAATGGAACTGCCGGGGTAACAGCATCGGGAGGAAGTGGAAGTTATACTTATTCCTGGTCACCATCAGGAGGGAGTAGTGCAACAGCAAGCGGTCTTTGTCCGGGAAACTATACCTGTACCATTTCTACCGGTGTAGGTTGTTCCATCACAAAGAATTTTACAATTAGCCAACCTACTGCACTCTCGGCTACCAATTCACAAACCAATGTCAGTTGCAATGGCGGAAACAATGGAAGTGGCACAGTGGTAGCTTCCGGAGGAACTCCCGGTTATACATACTCCTGGTCTCCATCCGGTGGTACAGCAGCCACAGCAGCCAACCTGGCAACAGGGACCTATACCTGCACCATAACCGATGCAAATAATTGTACAACAACGCAAACTTTAACCATTACCCAGCCAACTGCTCTATCGGCAACCCAAACACAAACCAATGTAAGTTGTAACGGTGTATGTGATGGAATAGCCTCTGTAACCCCAAGCGGAGGAACCGGGGCATTCACCTATTCCTGGTCTCCTTCAGGCGGAACAAATGCAGGTGCAACCGGTTTGTGTCAAGGAAATTATGTTTGCACCATCAGTGATGCCAATGGTTGTCAAATAACTAAAAATTTTACCATAACCCAACCTGGCCTATTAACCCTTTCAGCCTCTGCAACTGCAGTAAGTTGCAATGGAGGAAGCAATGGAGGTATGAGTGTTATAGCATCAGGAGGAACTCCCGGATATACTTATTCATGGCAAGGAAATGTTTCCACTTCTTCGTTGGCAAGTGGATTGATAGCAGGCAGTTATACTGTGCAGGTGCAAGACCAAAACGGATGTTCTGCAACTGCCTCAGCCACTGTAACTCAGCCCACCCTATTAACAGTAGCAATTCCATCTAATACCTCTGTTTCCTGTTTTGGAGGGAACGACGGAACTGCTACTGCACTAGCATCAGGAGGCACTCCAAATTATACCTACTCGTGGACCGGCGGTGGAGGTAATTTGGCCACCGGAATTGGATTTACACAAGGTAGTTTTACGGTAACCGCCACGGATGCGAATGGTTGTACAGCCACCAATACGGTGAACATTACACAACCTACTCAACTAACAAGTTCAATCACTTCCAGCACCATGGTTTCCTGTTTCGGCGGCAACGATGGTACAGCCACAGTAACAGCTTCAGGAGGGACAGCTCCATATACGTATTCCTGGGATAATGGTGGGAACCAGGCTAGTGCCACCGGATTTCAGGCAGGATTGCATTCCGTAACCGTAACAGATGCCGAAGGTTGCACCAGTACCGCTTCCATAAACATAACCGAACCAAGCGTTTTAAGTGTAAGTGTACCGGCTAATACACCGGTAAGTTGCAATGGAGGAAATGATGGGTCGGCTACAGCTTTGGCTTCCGGAGGAACAAGCCCTTACAGCTATAGTTGGACATCCGGAAGTAATACCGCAATAGCCAATAATCTTTCTGCGACAAGCTATACAGTAACTGCCACAGATAGCAAAGGATGCACCGCAACAGCATCCATTACCATCCAACAGCCAACACAGGTAGTTGCTACTATTGTTTCAACAACCGATGTTGCATGTTCCGGAGGAAGTGACGGTTCAGCGACAGTAAGTGCTTCGGGGGGAACACCTGGTTACCTCTATTCATGGACTAACGGAGACCAAACGGCAACAGCATCCAACTTGAGCATTGGAAGTTTCACAGCTACAGTAACAGATGCCAATGGATGCAGTACTACCGCCGTGGCTACTATTATTCAACCCAGTGCCTTTTCGGTTTCAATTTCCGCTTCAACGCCTGTTTCTTGTTTTGGTGGTTCGGATGGAACCGCAACAGCAATTGCCAATGGTGGGATTAATCCATATAGCTATTCCTGGAATAATGGAGCAACCACAGCAACTGCCACAGGTTTACCGGCAAATACCTTTACCATCACAGCTACAGATGCCAATGGATGTAGTTCAACTGCCTCCACGACAATAACTGAACCTACTCAATTAATTGCCTCAATCGTTTCTACTACCGATGTTTCCTGTTTTGGTGGTAATGATGGAACTGCAAGTGCCACTGCCAACGGTGGTACTGCGCCCTACACCTACCAATGGCCAAATGGAATCAGCGCCGCAAATACAGCCAACCTCAGTGTAGGCAACTATACTGTTTCCGTAACAGATGCTAATGGTTGCTTAAGTTCAGCAAGCGCAAGCATTTTTGAACCAAGTTTACTGAGTGTGACTATTCCAACAACTACAGCAGTTTCATGTTTTGGAGGAAATGATGGCACTGCAACAGCTCAGGCAAGCGGGGGAACTCCGGCTTACACCTATTCCTGGACAAATGGCGATAATACAGCCACTGCAAGCAGTTTGAATGCAACAAGCTTTTCGGTAACAGTAACCGATAGTAAAGGTTGCACTGCAACAGCCAATACTACCATTACAGAACCAACTCAGGTAGTGGCAAGCGTTGTTTCAACAGTTGATGTTTCCTGTTTTGGCTATGCTGATGGAAGTGCTACTGTTTCAGCCAATGGTGGAACTTTACCATACGCCTATTCCTGGTCCAATGGAGACGTTCAGTCACAAGCAACAGCATTAATTGCCGGATCATATACTGCTACCATAACCGACGGAAATGGTTGTTCAACAGTTGCAACGGCATTAATTAATCAACCACCTTTGTTTGTCGTATCCATCCCAACCACAACTCCTGTTTCCTGTTTTGGCGGAAACGACGGAAGTGCTCAATCTTCGGTTGTGGGTGGAGTAGCCGGGGTTAGCTATCTGTGGTCGGATGGGACAACGAATTCCAATGCGGCTTCCTTAACTGCAGGAAACTATACTCTTACTGCCACAGATGGTAATGGATGCACAGCCACTATTTCCACCACCATTTCTGAACCAAGCGTATTAACTGCTACCATCACTACTTCAACGAATGTTTCTTGTTTCGGAGGAAATGATGGTTCTGCAACCGTAGCAGGAAACGGCGGAATTGCACCGTATACCTATTCCTGGTCAAATGGCGGAAATAGCAGCCAGGCTACAAGTTTAAGTCAGGGTTCTTATACGGCTACTGTTACTGATGCCAACGGATGTACAGCCACTGCAACAGTAAATATTACAGAACCGACGGTTTTATCGGTTTCTGTTCTTTCCACCACTCCGGTGAGTTGTTTTGGAGGGAATGATGGAACGGCCTTGGCGCAAGCTAACGGTGGCACCTTGCCTTATAGTTATTCATGGTCGAATGGTGATGCCATTGATCAGGCGTCCAATCTGAATGCCACAACCTTTACCGTAACTGCAACGGATGGGTTGGGATGTGTAGCAACTGCTACTACCACCATCACCGAACCCACCTTGTTAGTGGCAACTATTCAATCTACCACCGATGTAAGCTGTTTTGGATTGGCCGATGGTACTGCATTGGTAAATGCTTCAGGAGCTTTGCCACCTTATTCCTATTCATGGTCAAACGGAGATTTGTTGGCTCAGGCTAGCAATTTATCGGCAGGAACTTACATTGCAACAGTTGTGGATGCCAATGGGTGTCAAACTACGGCTTCAGCTCTTATCAACCAACCTGCTTTGTTTGTAGTAAGTGTTCCTGGTTCTACCAATGTATCCTGCAATGGAGGAAACGATGGAACAGCTTCTGCCTCGGTTACCGGAGGAGTGGCAGGTGTAAGCTACTTTTGGTCAAATGGAAATACTACCTCCACAGCATCCAATTTAGCAGCAGGAACATTTACCATTACAGCAACTGATGGTAATGGTTGCACAGCAACTGAAACTATTACTATTACGGAACCAACAGTTTTGCAACATTCCATTGCTTCCACTACCAACGTATCTTGTTTTGGAGGAAGCGATGGCACAGCTACCGGAGCTGCTAGCGGAGGCACACCTCCCTATACCAATACCTGGAGTAATGGACAAACCAATATCATTACTGCTACCAACCTTTCTGCTGGGGTTGTAACTTCTACCCTTGTTGATAACAATGGCTGCACAATAACCATTTCAACTACCATCACTGAGCCAACTCAACTTTCAGTTGCAATAACAGCAACAACAGATGTATCGTGCAATGGTGGTAATAATGGCAGTGCAACCGCATTAGCATCAGGAGGTACCCCAAATTATTCCTATGTTTGGACCAATGGAGACCCATTGGACATAGCCTCCAATTTAAGTGCAGGCACTTACACTGTTACTGCTACTGATGCAAATGGATGTACCTCCACGAATTCTGCTACAATTTCAGAGCCTACCTTGGTTCAGGCAAGCATACCTTCCTTTACCAATGCCTCTTGCTTTGGCTATTCCGATGGGCTAGCAGAACTTTCGGGTTCAGGTGGAACTCCTCCTTATTCTTTTAACTGGTCAAATGGAGCTGTAGGTTTTCAGGCAATCAATCTCGCTGCCGGGATTTATACCGGAACTATTACAGATAATTTAGGTTGTATAGCTACTGCTCAGGTTACTATTGGTGAGCCTGCTTTATTCCAGGTAGTGGTATCAAACACCACGGCAGTTTCATGTTTTGGTGGAAGTGATGGAACAGCAAGCGCTACAACCCAAGGTGGAACTTCCCCGGTTAGTTTGGTTTGGAGTAATTTAGATCAGGGAAATACTGCTACTCAATTACCTGCCGGTCCTATTTCTGTGAATGCCACAGATAACATGGGATGTATTGCTACAGCACAGGATCTTATTGTTGAACCAACCCAATTGGATGCCATAGTTTCTGCCATTTCGGATGTAAGTTGCAACGGAGGTTCAGATGGAAGTATTACCATTCAAATCAACGGAGGAACGCCTGTTTATTCGGTTTCCTGGCCAAGTGGCAATACCGGTTTGATGGAAACCAATTTAAGTATTGGAAGCTATATGGCTTCCATAACAGATGCGAATGGATGCCAAACTACTGTTTCAGGTTCCATCTCTGAACCTACACCGGTGATTGGAGCCTTAGATGCCACCTCAGATGTGACTTGTTTCGGGCTGTCAGATGGTTCTGCTCAGGTTTCCGCAAGTGGAGGAACCCCATCCTACCAGTTCATTTGGTTTGATGCCTTGGATGCTGCTTCCAGAAGTGATTTGCCGATGGGTCATTACGACGTTCAAGTAGTTGATGCCAATGGTTGTCAATCCATGATAGGTTTAGATATTGTTGAGCCGGCATTACTTGAAATACCTTCTGTGATTGTAACAGATGCCAGTTGTTACGGACAATCCAATGGTGCTGTAAATATTTTGGTTCAAGGTGGAAGTTTACCCTATTCCTTCCAATGGTCAAATAATAGCCAAACAGAGGATATTATTAATGTTGCAGCAGGAACTTATTCAGTAGTTGTTACCGATGGTTATGGTTGTACAACCGGTACAACTCAAACAGTAAATCAACCAACAGCCGTTGATTTGAGTCTTGATTCGACCAATATTTCGTGTTTCGGTTTTGCCGATGGTACAGTAACAGCATCCGTAACCGGGGGCACCGGTCCGTTTTCATACTTGTGGAACACTGGAGCAAGTACTTCTTCTTTATCCGGTGTACCTGCCGGAATTTACTGGGTTGTTGTTACCGATGCACAAGGTTGTTTTTTAAGAGATACAGTCACCCTGGTTCAGCCTGAGGAACTCCTTGGAAATCTTTCATACCAGGATGTAAGTTGTTATGGGTATAGCGATGGTAGCGTAGAATTAAGTTTGCAAGGTGGAACGGAACAATATTCCATACTATGGAGCACCGGATCCACAGAAACTGCCATTTTTAATATTCCTGCAGGAATATATTCGGTTAGTGTATTGGATAGAAATGGCTGTGAATTGGATTTGGTAACCGGTATTTCACAACCTTCTCAAGTGGTAGCTGAAATTCAATCAGAAAATGATATTTTACCCATGGAAGAATTTCAGATTGATGGCATTGCTTCAGGAGGTACCCCAGGTTATACTTACCAATGGGAACCGGCCTATTTAAACGAATGCGATACCTGCCATCAAATTACCGGACAGGTCAGAAATGAAACGGATATTGTGCTTCAGGTAATGGATACCTCCGGTTGTATTGCTTATGATACCGTTCATATTCGAATTTTAGAAAATGTTATTTGGGTTCCCAATGCCATTTCACCCAATGGAGACGGAAAGAACGATGTGTTTAAGGCTTATGCCCCACCGGGAATTAAGTCCTTTACCATGCGTATTTTCAATCGTTGGGGTGAGCAAATCTTTAAAGCAGATGATATTGACGATGGCTGGGATGGATCATACAAAGGAACCATGAAATCTGACTTGTATGTGTACCACATTGAAGTTAAATATCCCAATGGAAATTCCACATCCAAATCGGGTACTGTAACTGTTTTATAA